One window of the Trueperaceae bacterium genome contains the following:
- a CDS encoding alkaline phosphatase family protein encodes MPKVFLIMLDGVSADTFRSHHSRLPFLSRLAAGGFSVERLRSLVPGISLPGRTSILTGRGAAEAGVYGNNVWHDTRFSYADPDDVRVPTLPRLALAAGLDVACVGFGMVRPEDATVFKRPWWADNFVQRARDDVGEPAQGAWRRAADHVDPTGRLVAAATAAGYPSDYPERFPDRRVYAFTGDMHVANWVGLLAAADPAPDFVLTEFLVTDSVQHSHGFDTEASLWALGYLDALVGVTLSRLGERAAEYNFVILSDHGHWHVQKALRPEAILPGMQADCQGAMLHVKVDSAADEARATAALAEHGVVPYDPAYLPEDHRAFLRPYLAPDGFSFESGPSELPVTEPKNISSHGLRPGHPADDRFMFMSGPDVPAGTVAMADADQVAPTVAQLLGIATGVFPGRSLLG; translated from the coding sequence ATGCCGAAGGTCTTCCTGATCATGCTGGACGGCGTGAGCGCCGACACGTTCCGGTCTCACCACAGCCGGTTGCCGTTCCTCTCGCGTTTGGCTGCCGGCGGCTTCAGCGTCGAGAGGTTGCGCTCGCTTGTGCCCGGCATCTCTTTGCCTGGCAGGACGTCGATCCTCACGGGGCGCGGCGCGGCCGAGGCCGGCGTGTACGGCAACAACGTGTGGCACGACACGCGCTTCAGCTACGCCGACCCGGACGACGTGCGGGTCCCGACGTTGCCGCGGTTGGCGCTGGCGGCCGGGCTGGACGTGGCTTGCGTCGGCTTCGGGATGGTGAGACCGGAGGACGCGACCGTCTTCAAGCGGCCGTGGTGGGCGGACAACTTCGTGCAGCGGGCCCGCGACGACGTCGGGGAGCCCGCGCAAGGCGCCTGGCGCCGCGCGGCCGACCACGTCGACCCGACGGGGCGCCTGGTCGCCGCGGCGACGGCCGCGGGCTACCCGAGCGACTACCCCGAGCGCTTCCCGGACAGGCGCGTCTACGCCTTCACCGGCGACATGCACGTGGCCAACTGGGTCGGCTTGCTCGCCGCGGCCGACCCGGCGCCCGACTTCGTCCTGACCGAGTTCCTGGTGACCGACTCCGTCCAGCACAGCCACGGTTTCGACACCGAGGCGTCGCTGTGGGCGCTCGGCTACCTCGACGCGCTGGTGGGCGTGACGCTGAGCCGCCTCGGGGAGCGCGCCGCCGAGTACAACTTCGTGATCCTGAGCGATCATGGCCATTGGCACGTGCAGAAGGCTTTGCGACCGGAGGCCATCCTGCCGGGCATGCAGGCGGACTGCCAGGGCGCCATGCTGCACGTGAAGGTCGACTCGGCGGCCGACGAGGCACGGGCCACGGCCGCGCTCGCCGAGCACGGCGTGGTGCCTTACGACCCGGCATACCTACCGGAGGACCACCGCGCGTTCCTGCGTCCTTACCTCGCGCCGGACGGCTTCTCCTTCGAGTCCGGACCCTCGGAGCTGCCCGTCACGGAGCCGAAGAACATCTCCAGCCACGGTCTGCGGCCGGGGCATCCGGCGGACGACCGCTTCATGTTCATGAGCGGACCCGACGTGCCGGCGGGTACCGTCGCCATGGCGGACGCCGACCAGGTGGCGCCGACCGTGGCCCAGCTGCTCGGGATCGCGACGGGCGTGTTCCCGGGGCGGTCGTTGCTGGGGTGA
- a CDS encoding GntR family transcriptional regulator, whose amino-acid sequence MARQTKKDLAYDYIKRCIREKRLLPGQRITAAHLADEIGISVLPVREALLKLEAERLVSITPYVGAVVSWVSAEEIYDVIRLLAVLEGYGTVEAAAHRAHLAPELTALNEKLQLALNQGMWEWFIELNRSFHFTIYEAAGNAQLLDSIRVFWSQLDAMLAVTAFHLVPNRAAEDLREHELITRLLVDPATDPWELERIGREHRLRTAAYMRGQSVAFP is encoded by the coding sequence ATGGCACGGCAGACCAAGAAAGATCTAGCCTACGACTACATAAAGCGCTGCATCCGCGAGAAGCGCCTACTCCCAGGCCAACGCATAACGGCTGCCCATCTTGCCGACGAGATCGGGATCAGTGTCCTGCCCGTTCGGGAGGCGCTGCTGAAGCTCGAAGCCGAGCGCCTTGTCTCGATAACTCCGTATGTCGGCGCCGTGGTCTCCTGGGTATCTGCCGAGGAGATATACGACGTCATCCGACTGTTAGCAGTGCTGGAAGGCTACGGCACGGTGGAAGCGGCCGCGCATCGCGCGCACCTCGCTCCCGAGTTGACCGCACTCAACGAGAAGCTTCAACTGGCGCTGAACCAGGGTATGTGGGAGTGGTTCATCGAACTCAATCGGAGTTTCCACTTCACCATCTACGAGGCCGCTGGCAATGCGCAGCTCCTTGACAGCATCAGGGTCTTCTGGAGTCAACTCGACGCCATGCTGGCTGTCACCGCGTTCCACCTCGTGCCCAACCGCGCGGCGGAAGACCTGCGGGAGCACGAGCTGATCACACGGCTGCTAGTTGACCCCGCCACGGACCCCTGGGAGTTGGAACGCATCGGACGGGAGCACCGCCTGCGCACGGCGGCGTATATGCGCGGGCAGTCGGTCGCGTTTCCCTGA
- a CDS encoding MaoC family dehydratase — MADATILDRGRFYEDFEVNEEFRHWPGRTISEADNTWFTLLTMNTHPLHFDVQYAAGTVFGRPIVNSCLTFSIVAGMSVRDISQNAIANLGFDAIEIPAPLFNGDTLYASTVILDKRLSRSDPSRGIVKVRTTGVNQHGQEVLRLQRSILVPVRSVEG, encoded by the coding sequence ATGGCTGACGCAACGATACTCGACCGCGGCAGGTTCTACGAGGACTTCGAGGTCAACGAGGAGTTCCGTCATTGGCCGGGGAGAACCATCTCCGAGGCGGACAATACGTGGTTCACGCTGCTCACGATGAACACGCACCCGCTGCATTTCGACGTGCAGTACGCTGCCGGTACCGTGTTCGGCCGACCCATCGTGAACAGCTGTTTGACTTTTTCCATCGTGGCCGGTATGTCCGTCAGAGACATCAGTCAGAACGCCATCGCTAATCTCGGGTTCGATGCCATCGAGATCCCGGCGCCCTTGTTCAACGGCGACACGTTGTATGCCTCGACCGTCATCTTGGATAAGCGGCTGTCGCGTTCGGATCCGAGTCGGGGGATCGTGAAGGTGCGCACCACAGGCGTGAATCAGCATGGTCAAGAGGTGTTGAGGTTGCAGCGCTCGATCCTGGTGCCGGTGCGCTCGGTCGAAGGCTGA
- a CDS encoding ABC transporter substrate-binding protein, translating to MIALIIAMAATLLSVAAAQATPKAGGILRVAITGDPPGLDSAVTTSAITAEINNHITEMLYAFDGDGIVRPMLAAALPDISADGLTYTIRLRAGVMFHDGSLLDSGDVKASLERWHRLSYGKTVLKNLVAIDTPDELTVVIRLSAPVGILTSALGFDNYASGIYTAEQLAGAGDDPIAVPIGTGPYRLKEWIRGQSVVLERFPEYSARSEEPSGDAGRKNAWLDEIHFISVPDAATRQGGLESGEYDVNYRAAGEDYEFIESSSKMWPWMPPVGYNYTLLLNFNSPLIQNLKLRQAIQATLDMDAIALGAFGNEALYDLNPGVLPPGFGGMYTDAGKELYDQRNPELGRKLLEESGYDGTPIRWITTRDFSYQYAGTLIAVDQLEAIGLKSEIIVRDWATTVETRSKPDAWEIFVGNQISGPEPEMIAIINPGWVNAYDGSPEFADLMAELRVTADPVKRAELWAQAQEAYYEDVGSVRVSDTFLLVAYSSRVHVQARYIAFQAWNTWIE from the coding sequence GTGATAGCGCTCATCATCGCGATGGCGGCGACGCTCTTGAGCGTAGCCGCGGCCCAGGCGACGCCCAAGGCCGGAGGCATCCTGAGGGTTGCGATCACGGGTGACCCGCCTGGCCTCGACTCTGCGGTGACGACCTCCGCCATAACGGCAGAGATCAATAACCACATCACGGAGATGCTCTACGCCTTTGACGGGGACGGGATCGTACGGCCGATGTTGGCCGCCGCCCTCCCCGACATCAGCGCAGACGGTCTGACGTACACGATTCGCCTGCGGGCCGGCGTCATGTTCCACGACGGCAGCCTTCTCGACTCGGGAGACGTCAAGGCCTCCCTGGAGCGTTGGCACCGCCTCAGCTATGGCAAGACGGTCCTGAAGAACTTGGTGGCGATAGACACACCGGATGAGCTCACCGTCGTGATCAGGTTGTCGGCGCCCGTGGGGATCCTCACGTCCGCGTTAGGCTTCGATAACTACGCTTCCGGCATCTACACGGCAGAGCAGTTGGCAGGTGCTGGCGATGATCCCATCGCTGTGCCGATCGGTACTGGCCCTTACCGACTCAAAGAGTGGATACGTGGCCAGAGCGTCGTCCTGGAGCGCTTCCCCGAGTACTCTGCTCGTTCCGAGGAGCCTTCCGGTGACGCGGGCCGCAAGAACGCATGGCTTGATGAGATCCACTTCATCAGTGTTCCCGACGCCGCTACCCGCCAGGGAGGACTAGAGTCCGGCGAATACGACGTCAACTACAGAGCGGCTGGAGAGGATTACGAGTTCATCGAGTCGTCCTCCAAGATGTGGCCTTGGATGCCGCCAGTCGGCTACAACTACACCCTCCTCTTGAACTTCAACTCGCCACTGATTCAGAACCTCAAGCTGCGGCAGGCTATCCAGGCTACCCTCGATATGGATGCGATCGCTCTGGGCGCCTTCGGTAATGAGGCGCTCTACGACCTCAATCCCGGCGTGCTTCCGCCTGGGTTCGGCGGCATGTACACCGACGCGGGTAAGGAACTGTACGATCAGCGGAACCCGGAACTTGGCAGGAAGCTGCTCGAGGAATCGGGTTACGACGGCACGCCGATCCGGTGGATCACCACGCGCGATTTCTCGTATCAGTACGCAGGCACGCTGATCGCCGTAGATCAATTGGAGGCGATCGGCCTCAAGAGCGAGATCATCGTTCGCGACTGGGCGACCACGGTCGAGACCAGGTCCAAGCCTGACGCCTGGGAGATCTTCGTAGGTAACCAGATCTCCGGCCCCGAGCCGGAGATGATCGCGATCATCAACCCTGGCTGGGTCAACGCGTACGACGGCTCGCCCGAGTTCGCCGACCTCATGGCGGAGTTGCGCGTCACCGCGGATCCGGTGAAGCGTGCCGAGCTTTGGGCCCAGGCGCAGGAGGCCTACTACGAGGACGTCGGCAGCGTGAGGGTGTCCGACACCTTCCTACTGGTGGCCTACTCATCCAGAGTGCACGTGCAGGCAAGGTACATCGCCTTCCAGGCCTGGAACACCTGGATAGAGTGA
- a CDS encoding ABC transporter permease, with the protein MVAYLLRRLVSLLSILVVVGLVVFFLVRLVPGDPTSALLGENATAEQVEALRTRLGLDRTLLAQFGAWMESVARGDLGMSIYMRIPVVTAVIQRIEPTGMLALAATLVAVLLGVSLGVIAAIKHNTGVDYAVMVIAMLGLSLPTFWLGLLMIMLFAVTLQWLPAAGYVSILQEPVASLRYLLMPALALGFSQAAIIARMTRASVLDTLGEDYVRTAHGKGLPASRVVIGHALRNAILPIVTVIGLSIATLAGGVVVTETVFNIPGAGRLVIDSVLRRDYPVIQGSVLMVAFVYAFVNLLVDLSYAFFDPRIRYQ; encoded by the coding sequence ATGGTCGCCTACCTCCTTAGACGCCTGGTTTCGTTGTTGTCCATCCTGGTCGTGGTCGGGCTGGTGGTCTTCTTCCTTGTCCGGCTCGTCCCCGGCGATCCGACCTCGGCACTGCTCGGCGAGAACGCCACGGCCGAGCAGGTCGAGGCGCTGCGCACGCGCCTAGGATTGGACCGCACGCTACTCGCTCAGTTCGGCGCTTGGATGGAGAGCGTCGCCCGGGGCGACCTCGGCATGAGCATCTACATGCGGATACCGGTCGTCACGGCCGTCATCCAACGCATCGAGCCGACAGGCATGCTCGCTTTGGCTGCCACGCTAGTCGCGGTTCTTCTCGGCGTGAGCCTAGGGGTGATCGCCGCCATAAAACACAACACCGGGGTCGACTACGCGGTGATGGTCATAGCCATGCTCGGGCTCTCCTTGCCGACCTTCTGGCTGGGGCTTCTGATGATCATGCTCTTCGCCGTGACGTTGCAGTGGTTGCCCGCTGCCGGCTACGTTTCCATCCTGCAGGAACCAGTGGCTAGTCTCAGGTACCTCCTCATGCCCGCCCTGGCTCTCGGGTTCAGCCAGGCCGCCATCATCGCTCGCATGACGCGCGCGAGCGTCCTTGACACCCTGGGTGAGGACTACGTGCGAACGGCCCACGGCAAGGGACTTCCGGCTTCGAGGGTCGTCATCGGCCATGCCCTGCGCAACGCCATCTTGCCGATCGTGACGGTCATCGGGCTCTCGATAGCCACGTTGGCCGGCGGCGTCGTTGTCACGGAGACGGTGTTCAATATCCCCGGCGCAGGGCGTTTGGTGATCGACTCCGTGTTGCGGCGCGATTATCCGGTCATCCAGGGGTCTGTGCTCATGGTGGCGTTCGTCTACGCGTTCGTCAACCTGTTAGTGGACCTGAGTTACGCGTTCTTCGATCCTCGAATCAGGTATCAGTGA
- a CDS encoding ABC transporter permease, with translation MRRLLSRRIAVAGGVLIIVIAIVGLAAPLLTPYDPNGLQISDRLRPPSSAHPLGTDNFGRDVWARTVFGTRLSLVVGLSTALITAVLGTLLALLAGTYRFLGELIMRVMDGLMALPATLLAIAIMAAVGPRVENMVVALSLVYLPRSTRVARAAVLVVREQIFVEAAIALGAGNRGIMRRHILPGVLSPVIVQATYVFATAVLLEASLSFLGVGAPPEVPSWGIMLSEGRLLMRNAPWMTVFPGTLLALTVLSVNMLGDGLRDALDPKMKRG, from the coding sequence TTGAGACGCCTGCTGTCACGTCGGATAGCGGTGGCCGGCGGGGTTCTCATCATCGTCATCGCTATCGTCGGTCTGGCCGCCCCGCTGTTGACCCCCTACGACCCGAACGGGCTGCAGATCAGCGACCGCCTGAGGCCGCCCTCTAGCGCGCACCCTCTCGGCACCGACAACTTCGGGCGTGATGTCTGGGCGAGGACCGTGTTCGGCACGCGACTCTCCCTGGTCGTTGGCCTCAGTACCGCCCTGATCACTGCCGTTCTAGGCACTCTCTTGGCTTTGCTCGCTGGGACATACCGCTTCCTGGGCGAACTCATCATGCGTGTCATGGACGGGCTCATGGCCTTGCCGGCAACGTTGCTGGCGATCGCCATCATGGCGGCCGTCGGACCAAGGGTCGAGAACATGGTGGTGGCGTTGAGCTTGGTCTACTTGCCCCGCTCCACCCGCGTCGCGCGGGCTGCTGTCCTTGTGGTGCGAGAGCAGATCTTCGTGGAGGCCGCCATCGCGCTAGGCGCAGGTAACCGCGGGATCATGCGGCGCCATATCTTGCCTGGTGTCCTCTCGCCCGTGATCGTGCAGGCCACGTACGTCTTCGCGACGGCGGTCCTACTCGAGGCCTCGCTGTCGTTCCTCGGGGTCGGCGCGCCGCCCGAAGTGCCGAGCTGGGGGATCATGTTGTCAGAGGGGCGCCTGCTCATGCGCAACGCACCCTGGATGACGGTGTTCCCCGGAACCCTTCTAGCCCTGACCGTTCTGTCCGTCAACATGCTCGGCGACGGCCTGCGGGACGCCCTGGATCCCAAGATGAAGAGAGGCTGA
- a CDS encoding CoA transferase, which produces MRVLAIEQYGAGPFATLVLADLGAEVIKIELPEQGDVGRGIPPWTDGADSLFFQSLNRGKRSVAVDLKERRGRQLFERLVANSDAVFANTRGLSPSKLRITYADLARFNPAIVCAFLTGFGRTGPRADEPGYDYIVQAMSGMASLGGEPEGPPTRAGVSVVDFATGLAAALGLLAGLHRARTTGVGGDVDTSLLLTALNLTNYVSSWVLTRGFQPERLPHGAHPSVVPSQLFEASDGWLMVMSQTDAFFRELVKRIDLPEVLADSRFGTMAGRLENREALLGLLEARFRERTVAQWLDRLEGAVPVAPVNDLPTALREPQVVETSMLVSFQHPTFGEVRQVAGPVQVSSPPPPPTPAPALGADTWSVLHAFAGLDEDTFQELLADGVVAQAPSDAGGAGGNAEPTLDSDEQPVVTGARTDRK; this is translated from the coding sequence GTGCGTGTCCTAGCGATCGAGCAGTACGGTGCCGGCCCTTTCGCAACGCTCGTGCTCGCCGACCTTGGTGCCGAAGTGATCAAGATCGAGCTACCCGAGCAGGGCGACGTAGGACGCGGCATCCCCCCATGGACGGACGGGGCAGACAGCTTGTTCTTCCAGAGCCTCAACCGCGGGAAGCGGAGCGTCGCCGTCGATCTGAAGGAGCGGCGCGGCAGACAGCTCTTCGAGCGCTTGGTGGCCAACTCCGACGCGGTGTTCGCGAACACGCGCGGCCTTTCCCCTAGTAAGCTCCGCATCACTTACGCCGACCTGGCCCGCTTCAACCCCGCGATCGTCTGTGCGTTCCTCACGGGCTTCGGGCGAACCGGACCGCGCGCAGACGAGCCCGGCTACGACTACATAGTCCAGGCGATGAGCGGCATGGCATCGCTAGGTGGGGAGCCGGAGGGGCCACCAACGAGGGCGGGCGTCAGCGTCGTCGACTTCGCCACGGGCCTTGCCGCCGCCTTGGGGTTGCTCGCCGGCCTGCATAGGGCCAGAACGACAGGGGTAGGCGGCGACGTCGACACGAGCCTGCTCCTCACGGCGCTGAACCTCACGAACTACGTCTCCAGTTGGGTCCTGACAAGAGGTTTCCAACCGGAGCGACTGCCGCATGGAGCGCACCCGTCGGTCGTGCCCTCCCAGCTCTTCGAGGCGAGCGACGGGTGGCTCATGGTGATGAGTCAGACTGACGCCTTCTTCCGCGAACTCGTCAAGCGGATCGACCTCCCCGAGGTACTGGCTGATTCGCGGTTCGGGACGATGGCCGGACGCCTCGAGAACCGCGAGGCGCTGCTCGGGCTGCTCGAAGCGAGGTTCCGGGAGCGAACCGTGGCCCAGTGGCTTGACCGACTCGAGGGCGCAGTGCCTGTGGCACCCGTGAACGACCTCCCGACCGCCCTGCGTGAGCCTCAGGTGGTGGAGACCTCCATGCTCGTGTCTTTCCAGCACCCGACCTTCGGGGAGGTCAGGCAAGTCGCCGGACCCGTGCAGGTGTCCTCGCCACCGCCACCTCCGACTCCGGCGCCGGCGCTTGGGGCGGATACCTGGAGCGTTCTGCACGCCTTCGCTGGTCTCGACGAGGACACGTTCCAAGAGCTGCTGGCCGACGGCGTCGTCGCTCAAGCACCCTCGGACGCCGGCGGAGCGGGCGGGAACGCTGAACCGACGTTGGACTCAGACGAGCAGCCGGTGGTCACCGGTGCACGAACCGATAGGAAGTGA
- a CDS encoding gamma-glutamyltransferase: protein MKGIVVAPQPVAVELGAKVLEDGGNAFDAVIAAAFVQMVSDPFMCGLGGWGSGVFYRAETDTFENIGFWARIGSKMRPDMWEKDVKGFTDIWRFALFDDHRNLYGYTSIMTPGTVAGFAEVHRRYATKPWAELLRPSIELSENGFHVPEYMAQHYRQLFLPGLPHPRDKYAHNPAARALFRNSDESDLKERGEFYSNPDQARVLRRLAEAGPEDFYTGEIAEVIANDFEANGAFVTREDLASYRPVVEPALDSTYRGYDVVSTALPGGGLLLLQILNILEQFDLSSMEHNGPEHAFIVGGALAWAGVTRGRHLADPAYRDVPVAELLSKEYAADIAERIRRSELPTEVQLNRPGYTTHISVMDELGNCASITHTLTTCAGIVVPGTGFTWNNCVSLMDPIPGRPNSYEPGKARASAIAATIVMREGRPWIVLGAPGGWSVTSAVAQSISNIIDFGMSPVEAAAAARFHSEGNPVYCEGRVSARTVAALRGRGMTVEQSLMNFENKFGSIQIAMHDENGFRGGSDPRRDGGTFAVAHG, encoded by the coding sequence ATGAAGGGAATAGTCGTTGCGCCCCAACCGGTAGCGGTAGAGCTCGGGGCCAAGGTACTCGAGGACGGCGGCAACGCCTTCGACGCGGTCATCGCTGCCGCCTTCGTGCAGATGGTCAGCGATCCGTTCATGTGCGGTCTGGGCGGCTGGGGCTCCGGCGTGTTCTATCGGGCCGAGACCGACACGTTCGAGAACATAGGGTTCTGGGCGCGCATCGGCTCGAAGATGCGGCCGGACATGTGGGAGAAGGACGTAAAAGGGTTCACCGACATCTGGCGCTTCGCGCTCTTCGATGACCATCGGAACCTCTACGGCTACACGTCCATCATGACGCCGGGTACGGTCGCGGGCTTCGCCGAGGTCCATCGCCGTTACGCGACCAAGCCGTGGGCGGAACTGCTGCGGCCGAGCATCGAGCTCTCGGAGAACGGCTTCCACGTTCCTGAATACATGGCCCAGCACTATCGTCAGCTCTTCCTCCCCGGACTCCCGCACCCTCGGGACAAGTACGCGCATAACCCGGCGGCGCGTGCCCTCTTCCGTAACTCCGACGAGAGTGACCTGAAGGAACGCGGTGAGTTCTACAGCAACCCCGACCAAGCGCGGGTGCTCAGGCGGCTTGCCGAGGCTGGTCCCGAGGACTTCTACACGGGCGAGATCGCGGAGGTCATCGCGAACGACTTCGAGGCCAACGGTGCCTTCGTTACCCGCGAGGACCTGGCCAGCTACCGGCCGGTCGTGGAGCCCGCCCTTGACTCGACCTACCGCGGCTACGACGTGGTGAGCACGGCGCTACCTGGCGGAGGGCTGCTCTTGCTCCAGATCCTGAACATCCTGGAGCAGTTCGACCTCTCCTCCATGGAACACAACGGCCCTGAGCACGCCTTCATCGTCGGTGGCGCTCTCGCGTGGGCCGGCGTGACACGCGGCCGACACCTTGCCGACCCTGCTTACCGCGATGTGCCGGTCGCCGAGCTCCTCTCGAAGGAGTACGCGGCAGACATCGCGGAGCGTATTCGCCGGAGTGAACTCCCTACCGAAGTGCAGCTCAACCGGCCTGGCTACACGACCCACATCTCGGTCATGGACGAGCTGGGTAACTGCGCTTCGATCACTCACACGCTGACCACGTGCGCGGGGATAGTCGTCCCCGGCACGGGGTTCACATGGAACAACTGCGTGTCTTTGATGGACCCGATACCGGGTCGCCCGAACTCGTACGAACCGGGCAAGGCGCGCGCCAGCGCGATAGCGGCGACCATCGTCATGCGGGAGGGTCGTCCCTGGATCGTGTTGGGAGCGCCGGGCGGGTGGTCGGTCACGTCGGCTGTCGCGCAGTCGATAAGCAACATCATCGACTTCGGGATGTCGCCGGTCGAAGCGGCGGCCGCCGCGCGGTTCCACAGCGAGGGCAATCCGGTCTACTGCGAAGGTAGGGTCTCGGCCCGCACGGTCGCGGCCCTGCGCGGCCGGGGCATGACGGTCGAGCAGTCGCTCATGAACTTCGAGAACAAGTTCGGCTCCATCCAGATAGCCATGCATGACGAGAACGGCTTCCGTGGCGGGTCGGACCCGCGCCGCGACGGCGGCACGTTCGCCGTGGCCCATGGTTGA
- a CDS encoding aldolase/citrate lyase family protein produces the protein MPADRQRFLAKLPRTSADAVVLDLEDGAGAAADGARANVAWWVSAEAPQVPPALFVRTREVDHPGFAEDVRAAVGPRLTGLVLPKVAGTTQVKAAAQASAAAAAAHGLPAPPLVLIVESARGLEALQAMLAATDRVRAVGFGAEDLSADLGLPPRGERETSEDVILDHARARVAVACAAAEVAIRIDTPCLRIDDEEGLVGEVVRALSFGFGAKFLIHPGQVEPLHRALLPSPEEISWAERALAASPTGGGALRVDGRMVDEAILRQARAVLTRAAGGR, from the coding sequence ATGCCGGCCGACCGCCAGCGCTTCCTTGCGAAACTCCCGCGGACTAGCGCGGACGCGGTCGTGCTCGATCTCGAGGACGGTGCGGGTGCGGCGGCTGATGGCGCGCGCGCGAACGTGGCCTGGTGGGTGTCGGCGGAAGCGCCCCAGGTACCGCCAGCGCTGTTCGTGCGGACGCGTGAGGTCGATCATCCCGGTTTCGCCGAAGATGTGAGGGCTGCCGTCGGCCCTAGGCTGACCGGTCTGGTACTACCGAAGGTAGCGGGCACGACCCAGGTCAAGGCCGCCGCCCAAGCGTCTGCCGCCGCAGCCGCTGCCCATGGTCTGCCGGCTCCGCCACTCGTCCTGATAGTCGAGTCCGCCCGCGGTCTCGAGGCGCTCCAAGCGATGCTTGCGGCCACCGATCGCGTCCGCGCCGTGGGGTTCGGGGCCGAGGATCTCTCTGCTGACCTGGGATTGCCGCCCCGGGGCGAGCGCGAGACATCCGAAGACGTGATCCTCGATCATGCCCGCGCTCGCGTGGCGGTCGCATGCGCGGCGGCAGAGGTGGCGATCAGGATCGATACGCCCTGCCTGAGGATCGACGACGAGGAAGGTCTGGTCGGCGAGGTCGTCCGCGCGTTGAGCTTCGGGTTCGGTGCCAAGTTCCTGATCCACCCCGGGCAGGTGGAACCGCTCCACCGAGCCTTGCTGCCGAGCCCGGAAGAGATCTCCTGGGCGGAGCGGGCGCTTGCCGCGTCCCCGACTGGTGGTGGGGCGCTACGAGTGGACGGACGCATGGTCGACGAGGCCATACTGCGGCAGGCCAGGGCCGTGTTGACGCGAGCTGCCGGAGGACGTTGA
- a CDS encoding isoaspartyl peptidase/L-asparaginase, which translates to MIAIVIHGGAGKIAADDRVPYLAGLERARDVGYRVLADGGTAVAAILAAVTTMEDDLAAFNAGTGGSPNRDGAVECDAAIMSADGTSGAVAAVTRAKNPILLADKVRTATPHALIVGAGADALVEHPIDNAQLLTPRTRRALERWREDRDLGPKGSATVGAVALDDHGMLAAATSTGGMLGKWPGRVGDAPLIGAGTYAARHVGVSCTGDGEAFIRAVTSKGLADRLRAGVELGAAVRSALDEVAVQNATGGVIVLTADGHIASGFNARDMAYAWRTPGGADACVSAEPGVRLVG; encoded by the coding sequence ATGATCGCGATCGTGATTCACGGTGGGGCGGGCAAGATCGCCGCGGATGACCGCGTGCCTTACCTGGCAGGGCTCGAGCGGGCTCGTGACGTCGGTTACCGGGTGCTGGCGGACGGCGGGACGGCGGTCGCCGCGATCCTGGCGGCCGTCACGACCATGGAGGACGACCTAGCGGCGTTCAACGCCGGCACGGGCGGGTCGCCTAACCGCGACGGGGCCGTGGAGTGCGACGCCGCCATCATGAGCGCCGATGGCACCAGCGGCGCGGTCGCGGCCGTCACGCGCGCGAAGAACCCCATCCTCCTCGCCGACAAGGTGCGCACGGCGACGCCGCACGCCCTGATCGTCGGGGCGGGCGCAGACGCGCTCGTCGAGCACCCGATCGACAACGCCCAACTCCTCACCCCTCGCACCCGGCGGGCACTCGAGCGTTGGCGCGAGGACCGTGACCTCGGGCCGAAGGGCTCCGCTACGGTCGGGGCGGTGGCCCTGGACGACCACGGCATGCTCGCCGCGGCCACGAGCACGGGCGGCATGCTGGGCAAGTGGCCCGGCAGGGTCGGTGACGCGCCGCTCATCGGCGCCGGCACGTACGCGGCGCGGCACGTCGGCGTCTCGTGCACGGGCGACGGCGAGGCGTTCATCCGCGCCGTGACGTCGAAAGGGCTCGCCGACCGGCTTCGGGCGGGCGTCGAGCTGGGCGCGGCGGTGCGATCGGCCCTCGACGAGGTCGCCGTCCAGAACGCCACGGGCGGCGTGATCGTCCTGACGGCGGACGGCCATATCGCCAGCGGTTTCAACGCCCGCGACATGGCCTACGCGTGGCGCACTCCTGGCGGAGCCGACGCGTGCGTCTCGGCGGAGCCGGGCGTGCGGTTGGTCGGCTGA